In Asanoa sp. WMMD1127, one genomic interval encodes:
- a CDS encoding TraR/DksA C4-type zinc finger protein, with protein sequence MANNPVERLRDERRATVAQIEALGRVVEGIVTAQTGANTDDEHDPEGQTIAYERAQASALLQRARDRLVAIDDALRRVEDDSYGRCERCGRPIHPERLAALPATRTCVSCAA encoded by the coding sequence ATGGCGAACAACCCGGTGGAGCGGCTGCGGGACGAGCGGCGCGCGACCGTCGCGCAGATCGAGGCGCTGGGGCGGGTGGTCGAGGGGATCGTGACCGCGCAGACCGGAGCCAACACCGACGACGAGCACGATCCCGAGGGGCAGACCATCGCGTACGAGCGGGCGCAGGCCAGCGCCCTGTTGCAGCGCGCCCGCGACCGCCTCGTGGCGATCGACGACGCGCTGCGGCGGGTCGAGGACGACAGCTACGGCCGGTGCGAGCGCTGCGGGCGACCGATCCACCCGGAGCGCCTGGCCGCGCTGCCCGCGACCCGCACCTGCGTCAGCTGCGCCGCCTGA